The following proteins are co-located in the Lagenorhynchus albirostris chromosome 2, mLagAlb1.1, whole genome shotgun sequence genome:
- the CPTP gene encoding ceramide-1-phosphate transfer protein encodes MDDLESDFNLKVVLLSFKQCLNEKEEVLLDHYLASWRGLVRFLNSLGTIFSFISKDVVAKLQIMEQLCGGPQQEHYSTLQAMVAYEVGSQLVDLERRSRHPDSGCRTVLRLHRALHWLQLFLEGIRTSPEDARTAALCTDSYNASLAAYHPWIIRRAVTVAFCALPTRKVFLETMNVGSPEQAVEMLGEALPFIERVYDISQRLYAEHALLDLP; translated from the exons ATGGATGACTTGGAGTCAGACTTTAATCTGAAAGttgtcctgctcagtttcaagcAGTGTCTCAACGAGAAGGAAGAGGTGCTGTTGGACCACTACCTCGCCAGCTGGAGGGGGCTGGTCAG GTTCCTCAACAGCCTGGGCACCATCTTCTCGTTCATCTCCAAGGATGTGGTGGCGAAGCTGCAGATCATGGAGCAGCTGTGCGGTGGCCCCCAGCAGGAGCACTATAGCACCCTGCAGGCCATGGTGGCCTACGAGGTGGGCAGCCAGCTGGTGGACCTGGAGAGGCGCTCCCGCCACCCCGACTCGGGCTGCCGGACGGTGCTGCGGCTGCACCGCGCCCTGCACTGGCTGCAGCTCTTCCTGGAGGGCATCCGCACCAGCCCTGAGGACGCGCGCACTGCCGCGCTCTGCACTGACTCTTACAATGCCTCGCTGGCCGCCTACCACCCTTGGATCATCCGCCGCGCCGTTACCGTGGCCTTCTGTGCACTGCCCACACGCAAGGTCTTCCTGGAGACCATGAACGTGGGGTCCCCCGAGCAGGCCGTGGAGATGCTGGGCGAGGCCCTGCCCTTCATCGAACGCGTCTACGACATCTCCCAGAGGCTGTACGCCGAGCACGCCCTGCTGGACCTACCCTAG